The Tubulanus polymorphus chromosome 1, tnTubPoly1.2, whole genome shotgun sequence genome contains a region encoding:
- the LOC141900901 gene encoding CDK-activating kinase assembly factor MAT1-like → MEDQSCPRCKTTKYRNPNLKLMVNVCGHSLCENCVELLFVRGSGACPQCNVPLRRTNFRLQLFEDAYVEKEVDIRKRILKDYNKKEEDFNSLREYNDYLEEIETIVFNLANGIDIDETKQRIEQYKKENRDFIKKNKVKISKDEEYLDSLIEQEKLTSQNRRLQILEEERLLKNKKMKKEALIDELMFSDLPAESILATHKAAAIDSKDSIPVHTEFSTGIKVGQSNIFKPIPKPGVIPLYSYEPQLLENCGPVLPSLDDMDDKGYSTAMSAKEETIQIYKAGGFQMKSACHRALQEALCGLFFNCDLSNPSPAPSGCSSSGNNSEFADNMDIS, encoded by the exons ATGGAAGATCAATCTTGTCCTCGCTGCAAAACAACCAAATATCGCAATcctaatttgaaattgatggtGAACGTATGCGGACATTCTTT GTGTGAGAATTGTGTGGAACTATTATTTGTAAGAGGTTCCGGGGCGTGTCCTCAGTGTAATGTTCCACTCAGGAGGACAAATTTTAGACTTCAACTGTTTGAAGATGCCTACGTTGAAAAAGAAGTCGATATCAGAAAGAGAATATTGAAAGA ttaTAACAAGAAGGAAGAAGATTTCAACAGTTTACGTGAATATAACGATTATTTAGAGGAAATTGAAACAATCG ttttcaatttggcgAATGGAATCGACATTGATGAAACTAAACAAAGAATAGAACAATACAAGAAAGAAAACCGAGATTTTATCAAGAAAAACAAAGTGAAGATA AGTAAAGATGAAGAATATCTCGATTCATTGATCGAACAAGAAAAATTGACGAGTCAAAATCGAAGGTTACAAATACTGGAAGAGGAAcgattattgaaaaataagaaaatgaaaaaagaagcATTGATTGATGAATTG ATGTTCTCAGATTTGCCGGCTGAGAGTATTTTAGCGACGCATAAAGCAGCAGCTATCGACAGTAAAGATTCCATACCTGTTCATACTGAATTCAGTACCGGGATCAAAGTG GGTCAAagtaatattttcaaaccGATTCCAAAACCGGGAGTGATTCCTCTATATTCTTACGAACCGCAATTACTGGAAAACTGTGGACCCGTTCTTCCATCACTGGACGATATGGACGACAAGGG ATATTCGACTGCGATGAGCGCGAAAGAAGAAACTATTCAAATATACAAAGCAGGCGGATTCCAAATGAAATCGGCTTGTCATCGCGCTTTACAAGAAGCTCTTTGTGGTTTATTTTTTAACTGTGATCTATCGAATCCATCACCAGCTCCGAGTGGTTGCAGTAGTTCTGGTAATAACAGTGAATTTGCTGATAATATGGACATATCTTGA